Part of the Acidimicrobiales bacterium genome is shown below.
ACAGGACCGCACCAACGACCGGGCCGACTGGTACGTCTGGAGCGATGACGATCAGCTCTGGCCGGAAGCCCGAGTGATCTTCGTCGACACCGAGAAGTCCAACTGGACCTGGGACCCCCAGCGCCAGCAGTACTACTGGCACCGGTTCTTCTCTCACCAGCCCGACCTCAACTACGACTGCCCCGAGGTGGCCGACGCCATGCTCGACGTGGTCCGGTTCTGGCTGGACATCGGGCTGGACGGGTTCCGCCTCGACGCCGTGCCGTACCTCTACGAGCGGGACGGCACCAACTGCGAGAACCTCCCCGCGACCCACGGGTACCTCAAGCGGCTGCGCAAGGAGATCGACGCCAGCCACCCCAACAAGGTCCTACTGGCCGAGGCCAACCAGTGGCCCGCCGATGTGGTCGACTACTTCGGCAACGGCGACGAGTGTCACATGTGCTTCCATTTTCCGGTCATGCCCCGGATGTTCATGTCGGTGCGGCGGGAGCAGCGCTTCCCGATGACCGAGATCCTGGCCCAGACGCCGGACATCCCCGACGGCTCCCAGTGGGGGATCTTCCTGCGCAACCACGACGAGCTGACCCTGGAGATGGTCACCGACGAAGAGCGCGACTATATGTACGGGGAGTACGCCAAGGACCCCCGCATGAAGCGCAACATCGGCATCGGTCGACGGTTGGCCCCGCTGGTGGACAACGACCGGCGGCTCGCCGAGCTCATGCACGCCATGCTCTTCTCGATGCCTGGCAGCCCGATCCTGTATTACGGGGACGAGCTGATGATGGGCGACAACATCTACCTGGGGGATCGGGATGGGGTCCGTACGCCCATGCAGTGGACGCCCGACCGCAACGCGGGCTTCAGTCGAGCCGATTTCGCCCAGCTGTACCTGCCGCCTCTCATGGACCCGGTCTACGGCTTCCAGGCCGTGAACATCGAGGCGGGCATGCGGAACCCGAGCTCGTTCCTGCACTGGCTGCGACGCCTCCTCGAAGTGCGCAAGCAGCACTCGCTCTTCGGCACCGGCACCTTCGAGGTCCTGCCGGCCGAGAATCCGTCCGTGCTGGCCTATGTGCGGACCCCTCGAGAAGCTCCCGACGAGCAGCGCGACACAGCCGAACGCACGGGGGCGGAGACGGTCCTCTGCGTGCACAACCTCAGCCGCTTCGCCCAGCCCGCCGAGCTGGCCCTGGGGCGCTGGGAAGGGAGGAACCCCATGGAGATGCTCGGCCGGGTGCCGTTTCCGAAGATCGGCGCCCTGCCCTACTTCGTCACCCTCGGTCCCTACGGGTTCTACTGGTTCGAGCTGGTCGATCCCGGGCCGCAGGACCCATCGTGACCAGCCCTGGGGAGACCGAGCTCGAGGTGCTGGCGGGGTACCTGGGCCCGTTCTTCGAGCGGCAGCGGTGGTTCGCCCGGAGCGAGCACGAGGGGGTCGAGCCGCGAATCGTCGAGGCCGAGGTGATCCGGCCCGGCCGACCCCGCCTCACCGACCTCGTCGTGGACGCTGGCGGCGCGACCTACCACGTGCTCGTCGGTGTGCGCGAGGAGCAGGAGGCGCTCGGCATCCTGCGCGGGCAGGAGCACGCCATCCTCGGGTCGCTCGAGGACGGCGACGGACCCGCGCTCGCCTACGGCGCGCTGGCCGACCCCGAGCTCGCCCTCGAGCTGCTCGAAATTGTCTCGGGTGGCAACCAGAAGGCCACCCGCGTACGGTCCGTGGGCGCGGAGCAGTCGAACACCTCGTTGGTCTACGACGACCGGCTGATCATGAAGGTGTTCCGCCGCCTCCAGTCGGGTCCCAACCCGGACGTCGAGGTCACCCTCGCCCTCGACGAGGTCGGGTTCAACCACGTCGCCGCGCCAGTGGCGGTCTGGCGCCGGGACCCGTGGGACCTGGCGCTGGTCCAGGAGTACCTCGCCGGTGGCAGCGAGGGGTGGGCGCTGGCTCTCACCTCGTTGCGGGACTTGTACGCGTCGGAGCCCGACACGCGTCCCGAGGCGGCGGGCGGCGACTTCGGGGACGAGGCTCGGCGCCTCGGGGAGATGACGGCCAAGCTGCACCTGGCCCTGGCTGACGCGTTCGGACGACACCCGGCCGAGCCAGCGGAGTGGGCGCAATCCATCCAGCAGCAGCTGGAAGCCGTACCGGCGTCCGAGGAGGTGGCTGGTCCCGCCCTGGGTTCGATCCTCGACGACCTGCGGGCAGTGCGCGACCCGGGGGTCGCCATCCGGCTGCACGGCGACTACCACCTGGGCCAGGTCATGCGGGGCGAGGTGGGGTGGTACGTGCTCGACTTCGAGGGCGAGCCGGCGCGGCCGCTGGCCGAGCGTCGTCAGGTCCGCTCACCCCTCCGGGACGTGGCCGGGATGCTGCGCTCCTTCCAGTACGCCACGGCCCTGGCCGCCGAGGAGCGCGGACCCGCCGGACAGGCTGACGTGGCCGAGCTGGCGGTGGCGTGGGAGCAGCGCAACCGGCGGGCGTTTCTTGACGGCTACGGTTCGCTCGGACAGGTGAGCGAGCTGGTGCCGAGCGGCGCCGATTTCGAGGCGGTGCTCGCCGCCTTCGAGCTGGAGAAGGCGGCCTACGAGCTCTGCTACGAGCTCGCCTATCGGCCG
Proteins encoded:
- the treS gene encoding maltose alpha-D-glucosyltransferase encodes the protein MSATRRRGRSSGSGSRPSRLADDPRWYQRAVFYEVVPRGFYDANNDGTGDLAGIVDKLEYLSWLGVDCIWLLPFYQSPLRDGGYDISDFFAVHPDYGDLGDAVHLVEQAHRRGLRVIADLVMNHTSDQHPWFVESRQDRTNDRADWYVWSDDDQLWPEARVIFVDTEKSNWTWDPQRQQYYWHRFFSHQPDLNYDCPEVADAMLDVVRFWLDIGLDGFRLDAVPYLYERDGTNCENLPATHGYLKRLRKEIDASHPNKVLLAEANQWPADVVDYFGNGDECHMCFHFPVMPRMFMSVRREQRFPMTEILAQTPDIPDGSQWGIFLRNHDELTLEMVTDEERDYMYGEYAKDPRMKRNIGIGRRLAPLVDNDRRLAELMHAMLFSMPGSPILYYGDELMMGDNIYLGDRDGVRTPMQWTPDRNAGFSRADFAQLYLPPLMDPVYGFQAVNIEAGMRNPSSFLHWLRRLLEVRKQHSLFGTGTFEVLPAENPSVLAYVRTPREAPDEQRDTAERTGAETVLCVHNLSRFAQPAELALGRWEGRNPMEMLGRVPFPKIGALPYFVTLGPYGFYWFELVDPGPQDPS